In the Carboxydothermus hydrogenoformans Z-2901 genome, one interval contains:
- a CDS encoding PRC-barrel domain-containing protein, with the protein MQGLPVITAYDGIITGTVKELLVEPYERKVAGLLVVSRNFLPGIKLLPFNEIKALSEKVVLIKSKDALKKPDQSSGLVELWKKGPRLFGQKVIAEDGSYLGQMVNFTFELSTGDITEIIIAPGLMRLGRSYHLESSYILTIGKDAVVVKREGREALTYIPGKISHTFSKIKENLARCGKAIIKKQDD; encoded by the coding sequence ATCCAAGGGCTTCCGGTAATTACCGCTTACGACGGTATTATCACCGGAACAGTAAAAGAGCTATTAGTGGAGCCTTATGAGCGAAAAGTTGCAGGTCTATTAGTGGTCAGTCGCAATTTTTTACCGGGGATAAAACTCCTGCCTTTTAACGAAATAAAAGCATTAAGTGAAAAGGTAGTCCTCATTAAAAGTAAAGATGCTTTAAAAAAACCCGACCAGTCTTCCGGGCTTGTGGAACTATGGAAAAAAGGTCCCCGGCTCTTTGGCCAAAAAGTCATTGCGGAAGACGGAAGTTACCTGGGCCAAATGGTAAACTTTACCTTTGAACTTTCTACCGGAGATATTACCGAAATAATCATCGCCCCGGGTTTAATGCGTCTTGGTCGCAGTTACCATTTAGAAAGCTCCTATATATTAACTATCGGCAAAGATGCCGTTGTTGTCAAGAGGGAAGGAAGAGAAGCCCTTACCTACATTCCGGGAAAAATTAGCCACACTTTTTCCAAAATAAAAGAAAACCTTGCCCGGTGTGGCAAGGCAATAATCAAAAAGCAGGACGATTAA
- the glmU gene encoding bifunctional UDP-N-acetylglucosamine diphosphorylase/glucosamine-1-phosphate N-acetyltransferase GlmU has translation MEGIILAAGKGTRMKSDLPKVVHEVAEKPMVLRVYEALVGAGVKRVVAVVGYRKEKVEEILRGRAVIAVQEEQLGTGHAALVAMPYVEDENVIIVPGDTPLLKASTLQALIKKHLETGAYATVLTCFLSNPYGYGRIVRDGYGKIIKIVEEKDATLEEKQIAEVNTGIYCFNTKILKEILPLLKAENAQKEYYLTDVIPLLLERGKVVETITIQDETEVYGVNDRVQLARLTKGVYRRKAEALMQEGVTIIDPETVYIGEEVVVGSDTVIYPNTYLEGKTVIGSGCRLGPNTRITDSVIGNNTEITFSVIIQARVGDEVNVGPFAYLRPGTEIANGVKIGDFVEIKKSFIGEGSKVPHLSYIGDAVVGKGVNIGAGTITCNYDGKNKWETVIEDGAFIGSNTNLVAPIKIGKNAVVGAGSTLTEDVPEKALAIARSRQVNKEDYVK, from the coding sequence GTGGAAGGAATTATCTTAGCGGCCGGTAAAGGCACGCGAATGAAATCGGATTTACCCAAAGTAGTACACGAAGTTGCCGAAAAACCAATGGTATTGAGGGTGTATGAAGCTTTAGTTGGTGCCGGGGTTAAGCGGGTGGTCGCGGTGGTGGGCTACCGCAAAGAAAAGGTGGAGGAAATTCTCCGCGGCCGGGCGGTAATTGCAGTTCAGGAAGAACAGTTAGGAACCGGGCATGCAGCTTTGGTGGCTATGCCTTACGTTGAAGACGAGAATGTTATTATTGTCCCCGGAGATACACCCCTTTTAAAAGCTTCTACCCTTCAAGCTTTAATCAAAAAACATCTTGAGACCGGGGCTTATGCCACGGTATTAACCTGTTTTTTAAGTAATCCCTATGGTTACGGCCGTATTGTCCGGGACGGATACGGGAAAATAATAAAAATAGTCGAGGAAAAGGATGCAACCCTGGAAGAAAAGCAAATAGCGGAGGTTAACACGGGAATTTACTGTTTTAATACAAAAATTTTAAAAGAAATCTTGCCGTTATTAAAAGCGGAAAATGCCCAAAAGGAGTATTACCTGACCGATGTTATTCCCCTTCTTTTAGAACGGGGTAAGGTAGTTGAAACGATTACTATACAGGATGAAACGGAAGTTTATGGGGTAAATGACCGGGTGCAGCTTGCTCGCTTGACCAAGGGAGTTTACCGGAGAAAAGCTGAGGCGTTAATGCAGGAAGGGGTTACAATAATTGACCCGGAGACCGTGTATATTGGTGAAGAAGTAGTGGTGGGCAGTGATACGGTTATTTATCCCAATACTTACCTTGAAGGGAAAACGGTTATTGGGAGTGGGTGCCGCCTTGGACCCAATACCCGCATTACCGATAGCGTGATTGGCAACAATACCGAAATTACTTTTTCCGTAATTATCCAGGCCCGGGTTGGCGATGAGGTGAACGTGGGACCGTTTGCTTATCTTCGACCTGGGACCGAAATTGCTAACGGGGTAAAAATTGGAGATTTTGTGGAAATTAAAAAATCGTTCATTGGCGAAGGCTCCAAGGTTCCCCACCTGTCTTACATTGGGGATGCGGTAGTGGGTAAAGGAGTTAATATTGGGGCCGGAACAATTACATGTAATTACGACGGGAAAAATAAGTGGGAAACGGTTATTGAAGATGGAGCGTTTATCGGAAGCAATACCAATTTGGTGGCACCGATAAAGATTGGGAAAAATGCTGTAGTTGGGGCAGGCTCCACATTAACCGAAGATGTTCCGGAAAAAGCTTTGGCTATAGCCCGTTCCCGCCAGGTGAATAAAGAAGATTATGTTAAATAA
- a CDS encoding ribose-phosphate diphosphokinase: protein MSRYDLKIFSGNANPDLAREIASFLGVEVGDARVSRFSDGEIQVKINESVRGADVFIIQPTCTPVNENLMELLILIDAIRRASARRITAVLPYFGYARQDRKTRARDPITAKLVSNLITVSGARRVIAMDLHAGQIQGFFDIPVDHLVGVPILAKYFNEKGLENKVVVSPDLGGVTRARDLAERIGAPIAIIDKRRPEPNVAEIMNIIGEIEGKTVIMIDDIIDTAGTITQGAQALMERGAKEVYVCCTHPILSGPAVDRLANAPIKEVVVTNTIPLPPEKKLPKIKVLSVAPLMGEAIRRIHEDLSVSELFV, encoded by the coding sequence ATGAGCCGCTATGATTTAAAAATTTTTTCCGGCAATGCCAATCCAGATTTAGCTCGAGAAATTGCTTCTTTTTTGGGAGTGGAAGTTGGTGATGCCCGGGTTTCCCGCTTTTCCGACGGGGAAATTCAGGTAAAAATAAATGAAAGCGTCCGGGGGGCGGATGTATTTATAATCCAGCCAACCTGTACACCGGTTAATGAAAATTTAATGGAACTGTTGATCTTAATAGATGCGATTAGAAGGGCTTCGGCACGCAGGATTACTGCGGTGCTGCCGTATTTTGGTTACGCCCGGCAGGACCGGAAAACGAGAGCCCGGGATCCGATTACGGCAAAATTGGTATCCAATTTAATAACCGTAAGCGGGGCGCGCCGGGTGATTGCCATGGACCTGCATGCCGGACAAATTCAGGGCTTTTTTGATATACCGGTTGATCACCTGGTGGGCGTACCGATTTTAGCCAAGTATTTTAATGAAAAGGGTTTGGAAAATAAGGTGGTGGTTTCTCCCGATTTAGGCGGGGTAACCCGGGCCCGGGATTTGGCCGAGCGGATTGGGGCGCCAATTGCTATTATCGATAAACGCCGCCCGGAACCCAATGTAGCGGAAATAATGAACATCATTGGAGAAATTGAAGGGAAAACGGTGATTATGATCGATGATATTATCGACACCGCCGGTACCATTACCCAGGGAGCGCAGGCTCTTATGGAACGGGGGGCTAAAGAAGTATACGTATGCTGTACCCATCCTATTTTATCCGGTCCGGCGGTGGACCGGCTGGCCAACGCTCCCATTAAGGAAGTAGTTGTAACCAATACAATACCCCTTCCACCGGAAAAGAAACTGCCCAAAATTAAAGTGTTATCGGTAGCACCCCTAATGGGTGAAGCGATCCGGCGGATTCATGAAGATTTATCGGTAAGTGAGCTATTTGTTTAA